In one window of Juglans regia cultivar Chandler unplaced genomic scaffold, Walnut 2.0 Scaffold_738, whole genome shotgun sequence DNA:
- the LOC108980179 gene encoding receptor-like protein 15, protein MENLEKLDLSRNRLHGNLPSSIFSNHSTIVVFNVSDNQLDGNIPSYPGIIQQFNLSNNRLQGNVPSSIFSNQSQISLFDVSGNQLEGLVSFSMFANSSSLDYLDLSSNHELEVETESPSWIPTFQLTTLNLANCNLNKKNGHVVPSFISTQINLQYLDLSYNSLEGGIPCQLFFNTNTTELYLRSNKIEGSFLDCFINGTSSLRSFDISDNHVKGPLPENFGSLFSSLYHVDMSSNELEGKIPSSFGSMSLEILDLSNNMLSGTIPPSLTGNDTPLVYLNLSNNTLQGEMLPRDSNMTKLECLYLSGNHFEGIISPAISNSPSLVILDVRDNYLSGKIPKWLYDHRHLVAVLLSGNHLEGHLTQRLYRMQRLQVFDVSRNRL, encoded by the coding sequence ATGGAAAACCTTGAAAAACTTGATCTGTCGAGAAACCGCCTTCATGGCAATCTACCTTCCTCAATATTCTCAAATCATAGCACGATTGTGGTGTTCAATGTTTCGGATAATCAATTAGACGGCAATATTCCCTCTTATCCAGGGATAATTCAACAGTTTAATCTTTCAAATAATCGCCTTCAGGGTAATGTGCCTTCATCAATATTCTCTAATCAAAGCCAGATTTCCTTGTTCGATGTTTCTGGTAATCAATTAGAAGGGCTGGTGTCATTTTCCATGTTTGCCAATTCTTCAAGTCTCGATTACCTTGATCTTTCAAGCAATCATGAGTTGGAAGTTGAAACTGAGTCTCCCTCGTGGATCCCTACCTTTCAGCTAACCACACTGAACTTGGCGAACTGCAACCTCAACAAGAAGAATGGTCATGTTGTCCCGAGCTTCATCTCCACCCAGATTAACTTGCAGTACCTGGACTTGTCGTACAACTCCTTAGAAGGAGGCATACCATGTCAACTGTTCTTTAACACCAACACCACAGAGTTATACTTGAGAAGCAACAAAATTGAAGgttcttttcttgattgcttCATTAATGGAACTTCAAGCCTTCGATCATTTGACATATCTGATAATCACGTTAAAGGTCCCCTTCCTGAAAATTTTGGAAGTCTTTTTTCATCCTTATATCATGTTGACATGTCCTCAAATGAACTAGAAGGCAAAATTCCTTCATCCTTTGGTAGTATGTCTCTCGAAATATTAGACCTTTCTAACAACATGCTCTCGGGAACAATACCACCAAGTTTGACTGGAAATGACACCCCACTGGTATATTTAAATTTGTCAAACAACACCCTGCAAGGAGAAATGCTCCCAAGGGACTCCAACATGACAAAGCTTGAGTGCTTATATCTTAGCGGCAATCACTTTGAAGGAATAATCTCGCCCGCGATATCGAACAGTCCCAGCTTGGTAATCCTAGATGTTCGTGACAATTACTTGTCTGGTAAAATTCCTAAGTGGTTGTATGATCATCGTCACTTGGTAGCCGTTCTTTTAAGTGGAAATCACCTTGAAGGTCACCTAACACAAAGATTGTATCGAATGCAAAGACTGCAAGTTTTTGATGTCTCTCGTAATCGTCTTTAA